Proteins from a single region of Juglans microcarpa x Juglans regia isolate MS1-56 chromosome 5S, Jm3101_v1.0, whole genome shotgun sequence:
- the LOC121267563 gene encoding uncharacterized protein LOC121267563: MKMVSLRGIRKAIAIYTPLVLIALIGELDSHELRPSYHGLDYQSSAAVAGHESAPEMRSFFGGSSSPTSTATNVAMPKAMNSNSTNNDTSWWGGHSAGGKDHVREVLLVASVACGITGVALLVVSTLICVFKSRRQRSPPVPPPTSAAAASSCDDTENKLRIVVRDS; the protein is encoded by the coding sequence atgaaaatggtgtCATTGAGAGGAATACGGAAGGCGATCGCCATCTACACGCCGTTGGTCTTGATTGCGCTCATCGGAGAATTGGATTCCCACGAGTTGCGGCCGTCGTACCACGGGCTCGACTACCAGAGCTCTGCGGCGGTGGCGGGACACGAGTCAGCGCCGGAGATGAGGTCGTTCTTCGGCGGATCTTCTTCTCCGACGTCGACCGCCACCAACGTGGCGATGCCGAAGGCCATGAACTCCAACTCCACTAACAACGACACGTCGTGGTGGGGAGGCCATTCTGCCGGTGGGAAAGATCACGTGAGGGAGGTGCTGCTGGTGGCTAGCGTAGCGTGCGGCATAACAGGTGTCGCTTTGCTAGTGGTCTCCACTCTGATTTGCGTGTTCAAATCCCGACGACAAAGATCACCGCCGGTGCCACCACCAACTTCGGCGGCGGCGGCATCATCATGTGATGATACTGAGAATAAGTTGCGGATAGTGGTTCGTGATTCTTGA